The following coding sequences lie in one Notolabrus celidotus isolate fNotCel1 chromosome 6, fNotCel1.pri, whole genome shotgun sequence genomic window:
- the lysmd4 gene encoding lysM and putative peptidoglycan-binding domain-containing protein 4 — protein MRRGEHAARAFQAPVDVHASADGQVYMFRRLPNESAASSDEEELTVMEMRPRLFREYEQDRLRNVQLLEREVLDGDNLNKLALQYGCKVADIKRVNNLMQEQDLFALKSIKIPVQKHSFLTEAAYTDLSEPQEETPHSSTSLVKPEDTARGQTHLKEVTDFLMEVDQDIEKLIQTTDDQDEDFLDNLERQQKSGLKGRSLTGHGADWGIQWWNAVVAMLLIGIVLPLFYVIYFKTKDNGVVSPTNGSVVTQASNISSNTSGMGLVTRGAR, from the exons ATGCGGCGGGGGGAGCACGCTGCACGGGCTTTCCAGGCCCCTGTGGATGTCCATGCCAGTGCAGATGGACAGGTTTACATGTTCAGGAGGTTGCCCAATGAGTCTGCTGCATCCTCAGATGAAGAAGAGCTCACTGTCATGGAGATGAGGCCTCGCCTTTTCAGAGAGTATGAGCAGGACAGACTGAGGAACGTGCAGCTCCTAGAGCGGGAGGTCTTAGATGGTGACAATCTCAACAAGCTTGCACTACAATATGGTTGTAAG GTGGCCGATATAAAACGAGTGAACAACCTTATGCAGGAACAAGATTTATTTGCTCTGAAATCTATCAAGATACCTGTTCAGAAACACAGCTTTTTAACTGAGGCGGCTTACACAGACCTCAGTGAACCTCAAGAGGAAACGCCACATTCATCCACCTCGCTAGTGAAGCCTGAGGACACAGCCAGAGGCCAGACACATCTAAAGGAGGTCACAGACTTTCTAATGGAGGTGGACCAGGATATTGAGAAACTGATTCAGACCACAGATGATCAAGACGAGGATTTTTTAGATAATTTGGAGCGCCAGCAGAAGTCAGGTTTGAAAGGAAGGAGCCTGACCGGTCACGGTGCGGACTGGGGGATCCAGTGGTGGAACGCTGTAGTGGCCATGCTTCTTATAGGCATCGTCCTGCCATtattttatgtcatttatttcaaaacaaaagataaTGGGGTAGTTTCACCAACAAATGGCAGTGTGGTCACGCAGGCTTCTAACATTTCTTCCAACACATCAGGGATGGGTCTTGTTACAAGAGGAGCTAGATAG